From Chryseobacterium shandongense, the proteins below share one genomic window:
- a CDS encoding isoprenyl transferase, which produces MSLIKDKIDPDNLPKHVAVIMDGNGRWAKSRGEERTFGHRNAINAVRNAINACNEIHIPYLTLYTFSSENWNRPAEEVNTLMNLLVETLLLEAEEIFSKGLRMHVIGNLEKLPPLVKDQLNRVVELTKENTKGNLVLAISYGSQNEILNAVKNISEDVKEGKIDAADIDEKLFENYLYTKDFPPVDLLIRTSGEIRISNFLLWQIAYAELQFLDVLWPDFTKDIFFQCIVDYQNKERRFGKTGEQIKIQ; this is translated from the coding sequence ATGTCGTTGATAAAAGATAAAATAGATCCTGATAATTTACCAAAGCATGTTGCGGTTATCATGGATGGTAACGGAAGATGGGCGAAATCCCGTGGCGAAGAAAGAACATTCGGCCACAGAAATGCCATAAATGCCGTAAGAAATGCCATAAATGCATGTAATGAAATACATATTCCGTACCTGACGCTGTATACCTTTTCTTCGGAAAACTGGAATCGTCCTGCTGAAGAAGTAAATACTCTGATGAATTTACTTGTAGAAACCTTGTTACTCGAAGCAGAGGAGATTTTCAGCAAAGGTTTAAGAATGCATGTTATTGGTAATTTGGAAAAACTTCCTCCACTTGTAAAAGATCAGCTGAATCGCGTGGTGGAACTTACAAAAGAAAATACAAAAGGTAATTTGGTACTCGCCATCAGTTATGGTTCACAAAATGAAATACTGAATGCCGTAAAAAACATAAGTGAAGATGTAAAAGAAGGAAAAATAGATGCTGCGGATATTGATGAAAAATTATTTGAAAACTATCTCTACACCAAAGATTTCCCACCAGTTGATTTACTGATAAGAACCAGTGGAGAAATCAGAATCAGTAATTTCCTCCTTTGGCAGATTGCCTATGCAGAACTGCAGTTTTTAGATGTTCTGTGGCCGGACTTTACAAAAGATATTTTCTTTCAGTGTATTGTTGATTATCAAAATAAAGAAAGAAGATTCGGAAAGACCGGCGAACAAATAAAAATCCAGTAA
- a CDS encoding DUF6089 family protein encodes MNRKLLFSFLAALGTVVSVKAQRNELGVRLGMSNLVGDIGRTNYILQKPLDLSQASDWGVPFYGGILYRFNFNPHQTVRLDLGYNQIQFNDKVAKEEYRQNRNSFGKNNVYEASLVFEYNFFPVNNEQKGMVSPYIFGGVGALMFDAPKATLFNDFRRDADGVAQAPINELDFTTTAEYSTGTKTTMHIPFGVGLKYKFNYNWAIFAEATFRYTLTDQLDYSKILSKDVISTYNGDILSPVTGGSLLQTDAYYVVSKEREAAFLGQRNIGDQKSKDWMNTVSLGLTYSFGRPPCYCD; translated from the coding sequence ATGAATAGAAAATTATTGTTTAGCTTCCTTGCCGCACTAGGAACTGTGGTAAGTGTTAAAGCACAAAGAAACGAACTGGGAGTTCGTCTAGGTATGAGTAACCTAGTTGGGGATATAGGGAGAACGAATTATATTTTACAAAAGCCATTGGATTTAAGTCAAGCGTCGGATTGGGGAGTTCCGTTTTATGGGGGAATTTTATATAGATTTAATTTTAATCCTCATCAGACGGTAAGATTGGATCTGGGATACAACCAGATTCAGTTTAATGACAAAGTTGCCAAAGAAGAATATAGACAAAACAGAAATTCATTCGGGAAAAATAATGTGTATGAAGCAAGTCTTGTTTTTGAATATAATTTCTTCCCGGTAAATAACGAGCAAAAAGGTATGGTAAGCCCGTATATCTTCGGTGGAGTAGGAGCTTTAATGTTTGATGCCCCTAAAGCTACACTCTTTAACGATTTCAGAAGAGATGCAGATGGCGTAGCTCAGGCTCCGATTAATGAGCTTGATTTTACCACAACTGCAGAGTATTCTACAGGAACAAAGACTACGATGCATATTCCTTTTGGAGTAGGCTTAAAGTATAAATTTAATTATAACTGGGCTATTTTTGCTGAAGCGACATTCAGATATACACTGACAGATCAGCTTGATTACAGCAAGATCCTTAGCAAGGATGTTATCTCTACCTACAATGGAGATATTTTAAGCCCCGTTACAGGAGGCTCCCTTCTTCAGACAGATGCTTATTATGTAGTGTCTAAAGAAAGAGAGGCTGCCTTTTTAGGACAAAGAAATATTGGAGATCAGAAGTCTAAAGACTGGATGAATACGGTAAGTTTAGGTTTGACTTATTCGTTCGGAAGACCTCCGTGTTATTGTGATTAA